The following coding sequences are from one Thermostaphylospora chromogena window:
- a CDS encoding selenocysteine-specific translation elongation factor, producing MIATAGHVDHGKSTLVRALTGMEPDRLEEERRRGLTIRLGYAWTRLPSGERLAFVDVPGHERFLATMLAGVGPVPAVMFVVAADEGWMPQSEEHLVAVEALGVRRGLLAVTRSDLADPGPATAAARARLARAGLDGVEAVAVSGRTGEGLPELVAALDRLAAALPAPDPDAPVRLWADRVFTVRGSGTVLTGTLPAGRISVGDTLLLDGDPVRVRGLQTLKEDTRSVTGVARVAVNVRAPRGDVLTSPGRWTFTDTVDVRLAVPEAVRDAGGGPPRMPQRLAAHIGSAAVGCRVRPLDRDHLRLHLDGPLPLHVGDVLLLRDPGRAGVRVLAGATVLDVRPPPLERRRGAARARAAGLAGPPGAASLLRVHGVLASAELAAMGVTPAGEPVCAGWYADPALWDELPDRLVAAVRRHASAHPLEPGMPVEAARRALGLPDRRLVHAVLRRVRAERPGDALREEGGRIVPDAAGLPAPVADAVRALVAEFAERGPFHAPEADRLAELGLGPRELAAAARAGLLLRIADGVVLPPGADRRAADVLRRLPQPFTVSQARRALDTSRRVAVPLLEHLDRLRLTARVDDTHRRCLPG from the coding sequence GTGATCGCCACCGCAGGGCACGTGGACCACGGCAAGTCGACCCTGGTGCGCGCGCTGACCGGCATGGAGCCGGACCGGCTGGAGGAGGAGCGGCGGCGCGGCCTGACCATCAGGCTCGGCTACGCGTGGACACGGCTGCCGTCCGGGGAGCGGCTGGCGTTCGTCGACGTGCCCGGCCACGAGCGCTTCCTGGCCACGATGCTGGCCGGGGTGGGGCCGGTTCCCGCGGTGATGTTCGTGGTGGCCGCCGACGAGGGGTGGATGCCGCAGTCGGAGGAGCACCTCGTGGCCGTGGAGGCCTTGGGCGTGCGGCGCGGTCTGCTCGCCGTGACCCGCTCCGACCTGGCCGATCCCGGCCCGGCGACGGCGGCGGCACGGGCGCGGCTGGCGCGGGCCGGTCTGGACGGGGTGGAGGCGGTGGCGGTCAGCGGGCGCACCGGGGAGGGGCTGCCCGAGCTGGTCGCGGCGCTGGACCGGCTCGCCGCCGCGCTGCCCGCCCCCGACCCGGACGCGCCGGTGCGGCTGTGGGCCGACCGCGTGTTCACCGTGCGGGGCAGCGGCACCGTGCTCACCGGCACCCTCCCGGCGGGCCGGATCTCGGTGGGCGACACGCTGCTGCTGGACGGCGACCCGGTGCGGGTGCGCGGCCTGCAGACGTTGAAGGAGGACACGCGGTCGGTGACCGGGGTGGCGCGGGTGGCGGTCAACGTCCGCGCGCCCCGCGGCGACGTCCTGACCTCGCCCGGCCGGTGGACCTTCACCGACACCGTGGACGTCCGGCTCGCCGTCCCCGAGGCCGTCCGGGACGCCGGCGGGGGCCCGCCGCGCATGCCGCAGCGGCTGGCCGCGCACATCGGGTCGGCGGCGGTGGGCTGCCGGGTGCGCCCGCTGGACCGCGACCACCTGCGGCTGCACCTGGACGGACCGCTGCCGCTGCACGTGGGCGACGTGCTCCTGCTGCGCGACCCCGGCCGGGCGGGCGTGCGGGTGCTCGCCGGGGCGACCGTGCTGGACGTGCGTCCGCCGCCGCTGGAGCGGCGCAGGGGCGCGGCGCGGGCACGCGCGGCCGGGCTGGCCGGTCCGCCGGGGGCGGCGTCGCTGCTGCGCGTCCACGGCGTCCTCGCCTCGGCCGAGCTGGCCGCGATGGGGGTGACTCCGGCCGGGGAGCCGGTGTGCGCGGGCTGGTACGCCGATCCGGCGCTCTGGGACGAGCTGCCCGACCGGCTGGTGGCGGCGGTGCGACGGCACGCGTCGGCGCATCCGCTGGAGCCGGGCATGCCGGTGGAGGCGGCCCGCCGGGCGCTGGGCCTGCCCGACCGGCGGCTGGTCCACGCCGTGCTGCGCCGCGTGCGTGCGGAGCGGCCCGGTGACGCGCTGCGCGAGGAGGGCGGGCGGATCGTGCCGGACGCGGCCGGGCTGCCCGCGCCGGTCGCCGACGCCGTGCGGGCGCTGGTCGCGGAGTTCGCCGAACGTGGGCCGTTCCACGCGCCGGAGGCGGACCGGCTGGCGGAGCTGGGACTGGGCCCGCGGGAACTGGCGGCGGCGGCGCGCGCGGGACTGCTGCTCCGGATCGCGGACGGGGTGGTGCTGCCGCCGGGAGCGGATCGGCGGGCCGCGGACGTGCTGCGGCGCCTCCCCCAGCCGTTCACGGTGAGCCAGGCCCGGCGGGCGCTGGACACCAGCCGCCGGGTCGCCGTGCCGCTTTTAGAGCATCTGGACCGGCTGCGGCTGACCGCGCGGGTCGACGACACCCACCGCCGCTGCCTGCCGGGTTGA
- the selA gene encoding L-seryl-tRNA(Sec) selenium transferase: MDPRRRVPRTDAVLGEPAVRQAVARMGRPLVKTAVARAQDRARAGEIPPEEVAAAALAELDRIAPPRRVINATGVLLHTNLGRAPLSAPAVEAVVAAAGSTDVEYDLATGTRARRGRGALAALAAAVPAAEAVHVVNNNAAALALAATALAAGREIVISRGELVEIGDGFRIPDLLVSTGARLREVGTTNRTNLADYAAAIGPDTGFVLKVHPSNFRVEGFTGSVDVADLARLVHRPGGVPLVVDIGSGLLAPEPLLPEEPDAASTLKAGADLVTASGDKLLGGPQCGLLLGRADLVERLRRHPLARALRVDKLTLAALAATLHRPEEVPVRRALLASPAELSARAASIAAALKEHVDAWVCDSVATVGGGGAPGVELASVAVSLPARLAGPLRTGRPPVVGRIEGGRLLLDLRTVPAELDAELIRAVTRRCR, translated from the coding sequence GTGGACCCTCGCAGGCGTGTGCCGCGGACGGACGCGGTGCTGGGCGAGCCCGCGGTGCGGCAGGCCGTGGCGCGGATGGGACGGCCGCTGGTGAAGACGGCGGTCGCGCGGGCGCAGGACCGGGCGCGGGCCGGGGAGATCCCTCCCGAGGAGGTGGCCGCCGCCGCGCTGGCGGAGCTGGACCGGATCGCGCCGCCGCGCCGAGTGATCAACGCGACCGGGGTGCTGCTCCACACCAACCTGGGGCGCGCGCCGCTGTCCGCCCCCGCCGTCGAGGCGGTGGTGGCCGCCGCCGGCAGCACGGACGTGGAGTACGACCTCGCGACGGGGACGCGGGCGCGGCGAGGCAGGGGCGCGCTCGCGGCGCTGGCCGCGGCCGTGCCCGCGGCGGAGGCGGTCCACGTGGTGAACAACAACGCCGCCGCGCTGGCGCTGGCGGCCACCGCGCTGGCCGCCGGGCGGGAGATCGTGATCAGCCGGGGTGAGCTGGTGGAGATCGGGGACGGCTTCCGCATCCCCGACCTGCTGGTCTCCACGGGCGCGCGGCTGCGCGAGGTCGGCACCACGAACCGGACGAACCTCGCCGACTACGCCGCGGCGATCGGGCCGGACACGGGTTTCGTGCTCAAGGTGCACCCGTCCAACTTCCGGGTGGAGGGGTTCACCGGGTCGGTGGACGTGGCCGACCTCGCCCGGCTCGTCCACCGGCCCGGCGGCGTGCCGCTGGTGGTGGACATCGGCTCCGGGCTGCTCGCGCCCGAGCCGCTGCTGCCGGAGGAACCCGACGCGGCGAGCACGCTGAAGGCCGGGGCCGACCTGGTGACGGCGAGCGGCGACAAGCTGCTCGGCGGCCCCCAGTGCGGCCTGCTGCTCGGCCGCGCCGACCTGGTGGAGCGCCTGCGGCGGCATCCGCTGGCCCGCGCGCTGCGGGTGGACAAGCTGACGCTGGCCGCGCTGGCCGCCACGCTGCACCGCCCGGAGGAGGTGCCGGTGCGGCGGGCGCTGCTCGCCTCCCCGGCCGAGCTGTCGGCCCGCGCCGCATCGATCGCCGCCGCGTTGAAGGAGCACGTGGACGCGTGGGTGTGCGACAGCGTCGCGACCGTCGGCGGGGGCGGGGCGCCCGGGGTGGAGCTGGCGAGCGTCGCGGTGAGCCTGCCCGCCCGGCTGGCCGGGCCGCTGCGCACCGGCCGGCCGCCGGTGGTGGGCCGGATCGAGGGTGGGCGGCTCCTGCTCGACCTGCGCACGGTGCCCGCCGAGCTGGACGCCGAGCTGATCCGGGCGGTGACCCGCAGGTGCAGGTGA
- a CDS encoding DsbA family oxidoreductase: MRIEIWADVVCPWAYIGKRRLERALAAPETAGLEAEVVWRPFRIDPTAPARAVPLEEALRDPLMDGALARCAPGLTPAENRARVSAIAAEEGLGPPWGAAWRASSHDAHRLLALALDHGGAALQNEVAEQVMKAHFVEGLDISDRSRLKAVAERAGFPEGGPLLDTDAAERAVRESLLVGKARGIATSPTFVVGDRALAGAQAPETIAEFLTAGDRPRRALPEEVERLRYAESLLDRRDPLGALELLRPLLDEHGRDTGVRLLAARAYFASAQLRRARETLEELVAESPDDSYARLLLGRTLQRQGLADEAAVHLRLATTMSPGYA, from the coding sequence ATGCGAATCGAGATCTGGGCGGACGTGGTCTGCCCGTGGGCCTACATCGGCAAGCGGAGGCTGGAGCGCGCCCTGGCCGCACCCGAGACGGCCGGCCTGGAGGCCGAGGTGGTCTGGCGCCCGTTCCGGATCGACCCGACCGCCCCGGCGCGGGCCGTCCCCCTCGAGGAGGCGCTGCGCGACCCGCTCATGGACGGGGCGCTGGCGCGGTGCGCCCCCGGCCTCACCCCGGCCGAGAACCGCGCCCGCGTCTCGGCGATCGCCGCCGAGGAGGGCCTCGGCCCTCCCTGGGGCGCGGCGTGGCGGGCCAGCAGCCACGACGCCCACCGGCTGCTCGCCCTCGCCCTCGACCACGGCGGGGCCGCGCTGCAGAACGAGGTGGCCGAGCAGGTCATGAAGGCCCACTTCGTCGAGGGCCTGGACATCAGCGACCGGTCGCGGCTGAAGGCCGTGGCCGAACGGGCCGGTTTCCCCGAGGGCGGGCCCCTGCTGGACACCGACGCCGCCGAGCGGGCGGTACGGGAGTCGCTGCTGGTCGGCAAGGCGCGCGGCATCGCGACCTCCCCCACCTTCGTGGTCGGCGACCGGGCCCTGGCCGGGGCCCAGGCGCCGGAGACGATCGCGGAGTTCCTCACCGCGGGCGACCGGCCGCGCCGCGCGCTGCCGGAGGAGGTCGAGCGGCTGCGCTACGCCGAATCGCTGCTCGACCGGCGTGACCCGCTGGGCGCCCTGGAACTGCTGCGGCCGCTGCTGGACGAGCACGGCCGGGACACCGGCGTGCGCCTGCTCGCCGCCCGCGCCTACTTCGCCTCCGCGCAGCTCCGCCGCGCCCGTGAGACGCTGGAGGAGCTGGTGGCCGAATCGCCCGACGACTCCTACGCCCGGCTCCTGCTCGGCCGCACCCTGCAACGGCAGGGCCTGGCCGACGAGGCCGCCGTCCACCTGCGTCTCGCCACGACGATGAGCCCCGGATACGCCTGA
- a CDS encoding TetR/AcrR family transcriptional regulator: MNPDDPRARRTRARLKAAVLELVAVKEPGAITMAEVAQRAGVNRATVYQHFPDVDAVIADAMQDAVALVARAAALCPLDAPGEQTPEPLSDLFEHLAANAALYRRMLSGGGSALFAARMRERLTSELAESFRAGRRPPGSADVPVEVHAAYLAGALMGVICHWLAADPPSAPGEIAAAFWHLFRADPDRVTAR, translated from the coding sequence GTGAACCCAGACGATCCCCGAGCGCGGCGCACCCGCGCCCGCCTGAAGGCGGCGGTCCTCGAACTGGTCGCGGTCAAGGAGCCGGGCGCGATCACCATGGCGGAGGTCGCCCAGCGTGCAGGAGTGAACCGGGCCACGGTCTACCAGCACTTCCCCGACGTGGACGCCGTCATCGCCGACGCCATGCAGGACGCCGTGGCGCTCGTGGCCCGCGCGGCGGCCCTGTGCCCGCTGGACGCGCCGGGCGAGCAGACCCCCGAACCGCTCAGCGACCTGTTCGAACACCTCGCCGCCAACGCCGCCCTGTACCGGCGGATGCTCAGCGGCGGCGGCAGCGCCCTGTTCGCCGCCCGCATGCGCGAGCGTCTCACGTCCGAGCTGGCCGAATCCTTCCGGGCGGGCAGGCGTCCGCCCGGCTCCGCGGACGTCCCCGTGGAGGTGCACGCCGCCTACCTGGCGGGCGCTCTGATGGGAGTGATCTGCCACTGGCTCGCCGCGGACCCTCCATCCGCCCCCGGCGAGATCGCCGCGGCGTTCTGGCATCTGTTCCGCGCCGATCCCGACCGGGTGACCGCCCGGTGA
- a CDS encoding GNAT family N-acetyltransferase, whose protein sequence is MIRPATPADVPEIMAMIRELAEYEKAPNEVRTTEDDLRAALFRDDPVVFAHMAEDDATGEVAGYALWFLNFSTWRGQGIYLEDIYVRPHMRGAGHGRALLAELARICVERGYQRLEWSVLNWNEPAIGFYTAVGAVPLEEWTTFRLTDEPLRRLGTAAPGS, encoded by the coding sequence GTGATCAGGCCTGCGACCCCCGCCGACGTGCCCGAGATCATGGCGATGATCCGGGAGCTGGCCGAGTACGAGAAGGCGCCGAACGAGGTGCGCACCACCGAGGACGACCTGCGCGCCGCGCTCTTCCGCGACGATCCCGTCGTCTTCGCGCACATGGCCGAGGACGACGCCACCGGCGAGGTGGCCGGGTACGCGCTGTGGTTCCTCAACTTCTCCACCTGGCGCGGCCAGGGCATCTACCTGGAGGACATCTACGTCCGGCCGCACATGCGCGGTGCCGGGCACGGCCGGGCGCTGCTCGCCGAGCTGGCGCGGATCTGCGTGGAGCGGGGCTACCAGCGGCTGGAGTGGTCGGTGCTGAATTGGAACGAACCCGCCATCGGCTTCTACACCGCGGTGGGGGCCGTGCCGCTGGAGGAGTGGACGACCTTCCGCCTCACCGACGAGCCCTTGCGCCGCCTGGGTACGGCCGCGCCCGGGTCGTGA
- the nrfD gene encoding NrfD/PsrC family molybdoenzyme membrane anchor subunit, translated as MTSVPDRPADRAHGRPASGRVAERPAAGRRSSHPASGATGGRDGHGRAEEASFRSYYGRPVLKEPVWHEPNMPLYLFCGGMSGASSLLAAVAHLGRRSRLALAAKITAAATATAGAGLLITELGRPERFLNMLRVFKPTSPMSIGSWVLAAHGGLTTASAASAVTGLLPWAGTAATCAAAATGPIMATYTAALVADTAVPAWHEAHRELPFLFAGSAMASAGGMAMLTTPLSQAGPARRLAALGALSEVTAEALMERRLGMLAEPYRRGSAGRLLRAARVLAVTGGLLAAGQEITGRVGRAASALAALSLVAGSVCSRFAVLRAGRASAADPKYTIVPQRERADAVSGTA; from the coding sequence ATGACCTCCGTCCCCGACCGTCCCGCAGACCGCGCCCACGGCCGCCCGGCGTCGGGCCGCGTCGCGGAGCGCCCGGCCGCCGGGCGGCGGTCCTCGCACCCCGCCTCCGGCGCGACCGGCGGCCGGGACGGGCATGGGCGTGCGGAGGAGGCGTCCTTCCGGTCGTACTACGGGCGGCCGGTGCTCAAGGAGCCGGTGTGGCACGAGCCGAACATGCCGCTCTACCTGTTCTGCGGCGGCATGTCGGGGGCGTCGTCGCTGCTGGCCGCGGTGGCGCACCTCGGCCGCCGGTCTCGCCTCGCCCTGGCCGCCAAGATCACCGCGGCCGCCACCGCGACGGCGGGCGCGGGGCTGCTCATCACCGAACTCGGCCGCCCCGAGCGCTTCTTGAACATGCTGCGCGTGTTCAAGCCCACCTCGCCGATGAGCATCGGCTCCTGGGTCCTAGCCGCGCACGGCGGGCTCACGACCGCGTCCGCCGCGTCCGCCGTCACCGGCCTGCTCCCGTGGGCGGGAACCGCCGCCACCTGCGCCGCCGCGGCCACCGGCCCGATCATGGCCACCTACACCGCCGCGCTCGTCGCCGACACCGCCGTGCCCGCCTGGCATGAGGCCCACCGCGAGCTGCCCTTCCTGTTCGCGGGCAGCGCGATGGCGAGCGCGGGCGGCATGGCCATGCTGACGACGCCGCTGAGCCAGGCGGGCCCGGCACGGCGGCTGGCGGCGCTCGGCGCCCTGAGCGAGGTGACGGCCGAGGCGCTGATGGAACGCCGCCTGGGCATGCTCGCCGAGCCGTACCGGCGGGGATCGGCGGGCCGTCTGCTGCGGGCGGCCCGCGTGCTGGCCGTCACCGGCGGGCTGCTGGCCGCGGGCCAGGAGATCACGGGCCGTGTCGGCCGCGCGGCCTCGGCGCTCGCCGCGCTCTCACTGGTCGCGGGCTCGGTGTGCTCCCGCTTCGCAGTGCTCCGCGCCGGCCGCGCCTCGGCCGCGGACCCGAAGTACACGATCGTCCCTCAGCGGGAGCGGGCGGACGCCGTATCCGGCACGGCTTAG
- a CDS encoding 4Fe-4S dicluster domain-containing protein, translating to MAERVGFFTDTSVCIGCKACEVACKEWNGVPDDGFVFSADSYDNTGALGASTWRHVAFVETFVPDGDGAGGWLMASDVCKHCTHAACLDVCPTGALFRTEFDTVVVQADVCNGCGYCIPACPYGVLGRRERDGRAWKCTMCYDRLRGGLEPACAKACPTDSIQFGVLDELEERAAARVAELHEAGRTEARLYGDGPSEGVGGTGAFFLLMDEPEVYGFPPDPVATTRDLPSIWRWTAAAALTVTAAAVAAFTGSRR from the coding sequence GTGGCTGAGCGCGTGGGTTTCTTCACCGACACGAGCGTCTGCATCGGGTGCAAGGCGTGCGAGGTGGCGTGCAAGGAGTGGAACGGGGTGCCCGACGACGGGTTCGTCTTCTCCGCCGACTCCTACGACAACACCGGTGCGCTGGGCGCGAGCACGTGGCGGCACGTGGCGTTCGTGGAGACCTTCGTCCCGGACGGCGACGGCGCGGGCGGCTGGCTGATGGCCTCGGACGTGTGCAAGCACTGCACGCACGCGGCCTGCCTGGACGTCTGCCCGACCGGGGCGCTGTTCCGCACCGAGTTCGACACCGTGGTGGTGCAGGCGGACGTGTGCAACGGGTGCGGCTACTGCATCCCGGCCTGCCCGTACGGCGTGCTCGGCCGGCGGGAGCGGGACGGACGGGCGTGGAAGTGCACGATGTGCTACGACCGGCTGCGCGGCGGGCTGGAACCGGCGTGCGCCAAGGCGTGCCCGACCGATTCGATCCAGTTCGGAGTCCTGGACGAGCTGGAGGAACGCGCCGCCGCCCGGGTCGCCGAACTGCACGAGGCGGGCCGGACCGAGGCCCGTCTGTACGGCGACGGGCCGAGCGAGGGCGTCGGCGGCACGGGCGCGTTCTTCCTGCTGATGGACGAGCCCGAGGTGTACGGCTTCCCGCCCGACCCGGTGGCGACCACCCGCGACCTGCCGTCGATCTGGCGGTGGACGGCCGCGGCCGCGCTCACCGTCACCGCCGCCGCCGTCGCCGCCTTCACCGGGAGCCGCCGATGA